The nucleotide sequence TCATTCTCTGTCCACTTATTCTCTATGGCCTTGGAGACCATCTGGCTTTAAGCTTTTAATTGCCACTGTAATCCTTGACTCGGGTTTCGTTGGCCCTGTCCCATTTTATCTACAACACGTACTTTTTATTGACCCACCTTTCCCTTTGGAGCAACCCTCCTTGCGCTCCATGAGCTCTGAGAAAATTTGCAGGAGGGTCCTACCGCGGTCGAGGAATGTGCAATGGTCACGGTACGCGTTGACGATCTTCACATTGATGACGAACCCAAATGGGTCCGGGATGTAGCTGAAGATGAGCTCGGAGTCGGAGTACTCTGAGTGCTGGATGGGGTTCTTCGTCTTCCCTGATGGCATGATGATTTGTTTCAGCCGGATGGAATCTCCACCTCTGGGTTCTAAGGACCCTTTAGGAAACCATTGAATTGTGGGGTAGCCGGAAACTCCATACTTGCCACAAATGCCCTTGTGCTTATCACAATCAACCTTTGCTATTAAAATCGATTTTTGTAATACCccgaaaaattaaatatatgaattatatattcataattatgcatatgtggagaaaatcgaaaataaatcgatttatgattATGAAGAATTTAATCGAGAACTTTTACAGTTGTGTTTCCGGAAATTATATTAATcaacgtatttgtattattgagcttttatatgatttttcaagaatttataataatttgtgtaagtttagttttaaattaaattagttacgaggtttaaagtttggaccttaattatttaaaatacgtagacctttcgaggtcaaaatttatatttttgaatagagctcgaCCTCACGAATGCGTAGgcgcaaaccgttcgtgaaacaaAGTtagaacgaagaagttattaacgtttaaagtcggGGATAAAATGGTAAATTTATCATTTCTAGAATGCTCAAGATTTTTGGAGCCAAATCTGGaaggccacgtgtgtggcccagattaaaaGTAAGAAAGGTTAAGCGGTGGAGATGGAAGATaaaggagggaaatgagggagagaAGGGCCAATCAgaaaagggggagagagagagtaaccAATGAcagaagagagaaaggaggggaaaggagGGGAAAGAAGTACACAGGATCCTTCGACCCGGTTCTATATCATCAACCCGACCTGGCTTCCTCCACCTCTTCCGGTGGCTTTTCGTCGGATTTTTTGATGAATTATACTACCAAACCATCTTAAAAAGATTCCATGACCTCCCCTTGACTGATTCTATCACAAATTAGATAGATATTGGCTCTGAAAATGTGCAAAACCACACAGGGGGTACGCGAGTTCATTGTTGCGATCCATCAAATCTGAAGCAAACTCTCCCAATTTCCACCACCCATATGTTCCTTAATAACCTAGGAATAAATCCCAAACACGTTTTAGGGCATCAGAGCTGCTATAGagtcgaatcaagaacacccatttctagggttcccGACGGATTCGAGGCAAATTGGAGCATTTCCGAGCTAAATTACCCTTGGTCATAGGTATGAAAGTTACTCTAtgcattgagatcttcattcctgtaatttttggtaatttttagaaatagttgagtttccggcgagtcggggcggccgaccgccaatTGCGGCGGGGGGTGCGGCGACACATGGCCAGGAAGTCGACTATTGCTCTTTATGAAAATTTTGTCATTCAAATTATGTCTTCAAGATCAAAATTGTTGTGGTTTGAATATTATTACGATTTTGGTATATGCTGGATTAAAGGAATATTTTCggatttggtttaaattttgaagttttgaactacgaaaggcttgatccttgttgagggtacgtaggcaatctaacgagacgttagatgcagccataaaataaaTGTGTTTAAATATTCGAGAATTAGTATATAGATGGAAATTGatccaagagaagaaaaataaattagctATGTTTTTAGGTTGGGCCTACCATAATTatttttccaaaatatacaaatATTTCGGGACCGGGGCGTTACAATTTTGCTTTCTTAAAACATGAACCAAGCTTCTCATACTCCGGTGCAAGCTTCTTACAGTGACCACACCAAGGAGCATAGAACTCGACGAGAGTGGCGCGATCTTGACCGACCTCCTTCTCGAAGTTGTCCTTCGTGAGCGCAACAACGTCGTCTGTGAAGGCCGACGAGGCAAGGAGCAGGGCTTGGGCTCCGAAAGCGAACAGAGTCTTCGAGCTCGCCATCGTTTGAAACCTTCTGAAGAGAGCTCACCATAATTTCAAACTTTCAAACTTTCTGCGAAGGCTAATTTTTTTGGATTGGGGAATCTCCCCTCCCCCTCCTCTGTCATGAAAAGAGTGATTGTAACTGACAAATGAtggtatagagagagagagatctggtcttaagaaaaggaaaaagaataaggaccttaaaaaagaaaaaagaaaaaatctttGGGGCTCGTTTATGAGCAAAGAccgagagagaaagaaagagagaagagatgACATGGTGGCTTTGTGTTTATGggggttttctggaaaagcccaAGGAGGTTCTGAGTTTCTGCAtattcacggcggaggtgaaaaaatgaaagagaactgacacaacttttcgtatcgattcccacagacggcaccaaatgttgatgcacaaaactggaggttttggaacaatgtaaattcgaccgtgaatctgcaagaaagtaaagatcacaagatgtatcgtggttcaccacaatgtttgggctacgttcacactgatgttgatattgtttctctCTAACTGTATGTATGAATTACAAGGGTGaaggggagtcccccagagaaagagagagtttgagagagctctctatttgtgaggatgagagcttgaggattgtgagggtgatgaggcccttttatagaataagggctcctcacttattatatatttgcctctccatttattacataattacatttgagtcccccgagtatttatacgaggtctaaatacggatgccctaagtatggtacaaacacaaagaTTGTTCAAAAGACTAAAATTAACGACTATTTAACTTATTTGAcgataaagggtaaagtgaatattgAAGAAGAGTGCATGTGACATTCAGGAATCATTTGATAATAAATTGGTAAGAATAAGCCTTATATTAATTATACAACGTGACAATGTTTATGAATTAATCAGTTGATTATAAATTGGTACACATGCCACAAAAGATGCAGATATGAAAATGAAGGTGAAATGTCACTCACAACAAACTATACACTAcaaaattttaaggaaaacttaggcctggcaaacgggtcatgtctgtcgtgttcgtgtcgtttttgtgtaacacctgttatcttaacgggtcgtgttgtGTCACACctattatcttaacgggtccttaacaggtcgggtcactttacccaacggataaagtgacccaacccgttatgacccgttaagaaaaatataaattttcttaaatttgcacataccacacattaccacataaatattactttaaaacatttaaacatatttgtcatttaagtactacatctacactcgaaaataagagcttaataaaaaaacaagtttgacggttgtgatctcgaagcatatacaaaccagtttgtgatttttggcatatttgatttcgaagcatatacaaacaagtttgacggttggatcgttaaaattagtttcatagaattcgtatcccatcaaaacgatatattcactaacacttaaagtttatttatactttcattaagtataacataagattttgtggtatccatttgtgtaaatattttaaattgacgatcaaattcattcattgtattcgtataggttcaaggagtgtagttgtaaaaaatcatcaaaatcggagttaaaataaccgttaaatcgtgattttttgttttataattgtcgaaaagttttgtctaattactttatctctgaatgtttgttttttgtgatttttggtgtatgcgatatcgaagcatatacaaataagtttgacggttggatcgttaaaattagtttcatagaattcgtatcccatcaaaacgatagattaacTAACActtgagtttatttatactttcattaagtataacataagattttgtggtatcaacttgtgtaaatattataaattgacaatcaaattcattcattttattCGTATAGGTTCaatgagtgtagttgtaaaaaatcatcaaaatcggagttaaaataaccattaaatcatgattttttgttttataaccgtcgaaatgttttgttcattacttgatctctgaatgttttttttttgtgatttttggcgtatgcgatctcgaagcatatacaaacaagtttgacggttggatcgttgaaattagtttcatagaattcgtatcccat is from Malus sylvestris chromosome 5, drMalSylv7.2, whole genome shotgun sequence and encodes:
- the LOC126622718 gene encoding uncharacterized protein LOC126622718 — its product is MASSKTLFAFGAQALLLASSAFTDDVVALTKDNFEKEVGQDRATLVEFYAPWCGHCKKLAPEYEKLAKVDCDKHKGICGKYGVSGYPTIQWFPKGSLEPRGGDSIRLKQIIMPSGKTKNPIQHSEYSDSELIFSYIPDPFGFVINVKIVNAYRDHCTFLDRGRTLLQIFSELMERKEGCSKGKGPTKPESRITVAIKSLKPDGLQGHRE